The Terriglobia bacterium genome segment CTGCGGGTTTTCTGGCAACGATCGCATCGACATCCATCTCGTCAAACAGAGTTCCCTTGTATTCCAGCCGACGCCTCGGGACCTGTTCCAGCTGTGAAGCCAGCTCGGCTACGCCCTTGCGTCCATGGGTTTCGATGATTCCGGCGACGACGTCTTCTCCACGCTGTTTGCGGCGAAGCGCTTCGCTGAGCATGTTGTATGTCTTTCCGACACCCGGGGCATATCCTAGGAATAGCTTGAAAATGCCGGCCTTTTTTTCCGCCGCCGTCTGTTCAAGCCATTGTTCCGGAGTCTTAGCCATGACAACACCATCCTGAATCAATGCGAACCTCAGCTACAATCAGCGGTGTGAAACTCTCCTGGATCACGCTTTTCAGGTCCGCCATTGCGGCATTGACGCTTTTCGTCATCGTCGTCGTCTACTTCAAATACATACATGTTAATCCCACCACGGTCGCGCTCAGCTTGCTGGTCGCGATTTTGGTCGTATCCGCGGCCTGGGGTTTTAGGTATGCGATTGCCATGTCTATCGCGGCGACGCTCTGCTTCAATTTCTTCTTCTTGCCGCCGGTGGGCACCTTTACTATAGCCGACCCGCAAAACTGGGCGGCGCTTCTCGCATTTCTGTTCACCGGGCTTGTCGCCAGTCACCTTTCCGAACGTGTCCGGCGCGAAGCCCGTGAATCGCGGAGGAGACGCATTGAAGTTGAGAAGTTATATGCATTTTCTCAGAGGCTTCTCCTCGCGGATAACACAGCTGAATTGCTGAAATCCATTCCTTTTCATGTGCTGGAGATTTTTGGGGTGCGGGAGGCTGCCCTCCACATTTCCGGCAAGGACCAGATTTACCGCTCTGGTGCAGGCACCGAAGAACTCCCCAGCAACATTCTCAAAGATGTTTCTTCGTCCGGAGATCTCACGGTTAGCGCTGAAAAGGGAATCTCAGTTGTGCCGCTGAGAATGGGCGTTAAAACGATGGGGAGTCTGGCAATGCGCGGCGAGATGCTCTCGTACGAAACTTTAGAAGCCGTTGGTGGCCTAGTTGCCATTGCCGTAGAGCGGGCCGAGGCTCTCGAAAAGCTGATGCGCAATGAGGCCTCTCGCGAGAGTGAACGTTTGCGTTCCGCCTTGCT includes the following:
- a CDS encoding DUF4118 domain-containing protein — protein: MKLSWITLFRSAIAALTLFVIVVVYFKYIHVNPTTVALSLLVAILVVSAAWGFRYAIAMSIAATLCFNFFFLPPVGTFTIADPQNWAALLAFLFTGLVASHLSERVRREARESRRRRIEVEKLYAFSQRLLLADNTAELLKSIPFHVLEIFGVREAALHISGKDQIYRSGAGTEELPSNILKDVSSSGDLTVSAEKGISVVPLRMGVKTMGSLAMRGEMLSYETLEAVGGLVAIAVERAEALEKLMRNEASRESERLRSALLDSITHEFRTPLTSIKASISSLKSEAKMNDEQRRDFEDIIDEESDRLNRLIGEAVEMAQLDAKEVKLELEPHPILEPVQAALEESKNTIAGHPVEVRIPESLPKAMMDVTWIKKVLQHLIENAAKYSDAGQPIFISSEVRNGRLITSVADRGVGIDDLERSMIFDKFYRGQGQRYRIQGTGMGLAIVKAIVEAHGGRIEVSSQLGHGSVFSFGLPVV